From Ictidomys tridecemlineatus isolate mIctTri1 chromosome 2, mIctTri1.hap1, whole genome shotgun sequence, the proteins below share one genomic window:
- the LOC101960405 gene encoding serine protease 44 encodes MALRGGFLGLLAWLLLLQPRLGEARSASAPSYPSDPSDPSDPSESPPPTDKMLLTPPVATGPTVMVVSSGDGDSSRTTEFPSGDFSATPACGHRSMRIVGGRPAVRTRWPWQVSLQINNQHICGGSLISNQFVLTAAHCIFGHLEYTVKLGDKDLKHQAPTSVEIPVKDIVIHQYYSPLGIIEHDIALAMLAFPVNYSTHIQPVCIPGKSFLVESDTLCWVTGWGKLSELDTERASEELQEAELNIIRHQKCNELLQKRTKTKVQFTKEGTVCGYNDEGKDSCQGDSGGPLVCEYNTTWIQVGIVSWGIGCGRLGYPGIYTEVSFYRDWIVTLMNRASCLDSANFLMLSLCVVIPVTP; translated from the exons ATGGCGCTCAGGGGCGGCTTCCTGGGCCTGTTGGCCTGGCTCCTGCTCCTGCAGCCACGGCTTGGCGAGGCCCGCTCGGCCTCCGCGCCCTCCTACCCCTCCGACCCTTCCGACCCCTCCGACCCCTCGGAGTCCCCTCCGCCCACCGACAAGATGCTGCTGACCCCGCCCGTGGCCACGGGGCCCACAGTTATGGTGGTTAGTTCAGGTGACGGTGATTCCTCCAGGACGACTGAATTCCCATCAGGTGACTTCTCGGCCACA CCAGCATGTGGCCACAGGTCTATGAGGATAGTTGGTGGAAGGCCAGCCGTGCGGACAAGGTGGCCCTGGCAGGTGAGCCTGCAGATCAATAATCAACACATATGCGGAGGCTCCCTCATCTCCAATCAGTTCGTGCTTACTGCAGCCCACTGCATATTTGG CCATCTGGAATACACAGTGAAGCTGGGGGACAAAGACCTGAAACATCAAGCCCCAACGTCAGTCGAGATCCCAGTCAAAGACATTGTCATCCACCAGTATTACTCTCCTCTTGGAATCATCGAACATGACATTGCACTTGCTATGCTGGCCTTCCCTGTGAATTACTCCACACACATTCAGCCTGTATGCATCCCTGGAAAGTCTTTCTTGGTAGAATCTGATACCTTGTGCTGGGTCACCGGATGGGGCAAGCTAAGCGAGCTAG ATACAGAAAGGGCATCAGAAGagcttcaggaggctgagctaaACATTATTCGTCACCAGAAATGTAATGAGTTGCTTCAGAAAAGGACAAAAACTAAAGTTCAATTTACCAAGGAAGGGACGGTCTGTGGCTATAATGATGAAGGAAAGGACTCCTGCCAG ggAGACTCTGGGGGCCCCCTAGTCTGTGAATATAATACAACATGGATCCAGGTGGGAATTGTGAGCTGGGGCATTGGCTGTGGTCGCCTTGGCTATCCTGGTATATATACAGAAGTTAGTTTCTACAGGGACTGGATAGTTACTCTAATGAACCGGGCTTCCTGTCTGGACTCAGCAAACTTCCTCATGTTAAGCCTGTGTGTAGTCATCCCGGTGACCCCGTGA